TCAGCTGGGTTACGACTGGCAGCTCGGTACGACCGTCCTGGGCCTCGAGTACACCCGGAGCCTGGGCACCCGGAGTCTCGGCACCAGCTTGGCCGAGAGTGTGACCAGCGGAGGGGTGACCACCACGACGACAGGCTCCAGCAGTGCCCAGGTCAAGCGGCTGGAAACCCTGCGCTTGAGGGCGGGATTGGCCCTGGGAAGCACTCTGGTCTACCTGACCGGCGGGGCCGGGCGGCTGGATACCACTGCAGGCTGGGTTCAGGCCAGCTCCAGCTCCACGGGGGACAGCTCCACAGTGGCCGTGCTCCCCGGTGGGCGCTCCAAGGGCCTGGTGGTGGGCGTCGGCCTGGAGCAGCGTCTTGGCTCCGAGTGGTCCTTCCGGGTGGAATACCTCAGCTTCCGCACCAGCCAGGGCACTGAGGCCTCGGTGG
The sequence above is drawn from the uncultured Holophaga sp. genome and encodes:
- a CDS encoding outer membrane beta-barrel protein, producing the protein MSRLLSLLTASILCVSAQAGDTWTGGFAGLSFGRTQTTVEQQLASRGTTLRAQSDAWNKGFQLGYDWQLGTTVLGLEYTRSLGTRSLGTSLAESVTSGGVTTTTTGSSSAQVKRLETLRLRAGLALGSTLVYLTGGAGRLDTTAGWVQASSSSTGDSSTVAVLPGGRSKGLVVGVGLEQRLGSEWSFRVEYLSFRTSQGTEASVESTDASASVAADLLSTLSTFQVGLNYRF